A stretch of DNA from Saccharomycodes ludwigii strain NBRC 1722 chromosome I, whole genome shotgun sequence:
AAGATTTGTAAAACTTTATACTTATACGTATCAGTCTTCCGTTTTTATCTCACTCTGAATCCATCCTTTCTAAGTATATTTCGTTtcatatgttttttttttttttttttttgtatccCATGGTGATTTAATACAAgggggaagaaaaaaaaaggcaacGACGAAAGaataacataaaaaaagttggaaAAAACAAGGTAATACTGGAAAGAAGATAAACCGGTTCCTCTTATCCACGTATGTTTTGTATTGGGTGTTTATTAGCATCAGTATTCAATtatgatattaaaaaaaatgtaacaACATGGTTGTATATCGGTTGCTATTGCAGTTATAGTTGTGGCTGAAgtaaaaagagaaaaaaaaaatatatgaaagaaagaaaaaataaaagagaaaaaaaaaaggattaaataaataaattatctttaaaaaaaaaaaaaaaattaaactaaaaggagaaaaacaaaaaaaaacatactTCGCGAACGTCTTGTTATTTAGTTAGTACTTGTGTGCTTAGTTTATagtatttttcttaatagTTAAGAATAAATAGGTTACTTTATAGtagtttaaaattatatagtATATTTAGATATTTAATAAGAAGGTTAGATATGCAGtagaaaagaaggaaaagaaaagaaaagaaaagaagagaagagaaaaaaccCTGCCCCTATCAACTAATAAGAAAGTGggaaaaaacaaagtattaaaaatagtataAAAGTTATTAAATGTTTCTATATAGAAATCGTAGTGAACGTTAATTTTAAAGGGCggtaattaaaaaaaaaaaaaaaaaaatttcttttttctctttttattttgttcctCGTTTTGTTTATGATAAactttattgtttttaaatgttaTCTGCAAATGTTTCTGCGTTTAAGTTCCAAAATAAAGTGGGAAAGAACAAACATCCCACTCTCAGATATACTTAAAAATGGCTGTAGAGAATCTaagcattaaaaaaagaaaaaagaaaataaatattaagaTGGGAAATGtgcttttattattatttaatactTACCAAAACTGTTATGCTCCAGTTTTTAATGCAAGGATGTACATAAATGGATATGCAACAGCAGtttacaataaataaataaataataataataataataaacagaattgattaaatattataatttgttttactTTAAATTAAGATCAGATTATTCTTATATTTATGATCCATTAATgcatatttttgttaatggCAAAGATTAAACCTATATTTTTTAGCCGCCCAAATAAACCCccaatttaatatatgtCCTTTTCCCCTCATTAACAACTTATATTAGCATATTTCCATCATTAGGATCATAAACTTAGCTTCTTATTGTTACCTAACTGAATCTTTAAGTTTTATCATTTCATTATACTTTACACATactgatatatatatataattttctcttttcttttccaaaataatCAATTCTTAGATACATAAAGGTAAAATGTTGTAGATCAAacataattatatttttcaatccTTAATTTTACCACTAATCGGCTTTAGGTGTcgttttaaaattttcataatgttttaaatttgaatcCGGACTAAAGCCCATACGCTGAGTATATGCACCCACATATCTATTAGCATAATGTATTTTTGCTATACACCTATCAATACAACACATTTCACCTTTAGTTAGATCATCTTCACCATATTCATCATGTGATATACATTTTTCTAAACAACTATATAACATTGTATTGAATGAAGTTTTCATTGCCTCATATTGGATGTTTGCAAACTTCATCTTAGTTTCATCAACTGTTAAATGCTGATCTAAAGTACCTAGAAAGACTGACATTTGtgtatgtttattttgatgGTTAAcctgtttttctttttttttttttttttttttatgataaataaaaaagaatgacaaaaccattaaaaatagataatGATGACATTAATAACgccttatatatatatatatatatatatgttttcatttttagaaacaagaaaagtaatactaaaagaaaaaatgaaaaaaaaattaaaaattttatatgtaCTTTGtgtattataattttttttttttggtttcttttctttttcttttatttttctttttccataaaaaaagaataaaaattgaattcccgacaaaaaaaaatgacacagttttaaaaagaataataatccatttattatttaaaaaaagtaaataataaaaaagttatcaaaaaaaaaaaaaatttttgttttatataaaacaagTACACCACACTAGAATTGGATACCCAAATTGAActcaaatatatatatctttcttctttaagTAAACACAACCGGTAGAAAGAATATTACTATCCAAACACACAATGACCAAGccattaaatattttaatcaCAAATGACGATGGTCCCTTAGATAACAACGTTTCACAATACATAAGACCCTTTGTTCAATATATTACCAAACACAGACCCAATTGGAATTTAGTAATTGTAGTTCCAAATATCCAAAGATCATGGATTGGCAAAGCTCACTTTGCCGATAAAGAACTAACTGCCACCTTTATATATTCTGATCCAAACAGCactgataataaatttttaggTCCGTTTAATCGTCCTCAAGTggaaaattcaaaatttaaattcaaaCCTAATATTTCCGGCTCCAAAGATTCAGAAAAAATACCACAAAATAGTATCGAATGGTGTTTACTTGATGGAACTCCAGCTTCGTGTGCAGACATCGGTTGCAATCATGTTTCAAACATTGAACATTTTGATTTAGTTATATCAGGGCCTAACGTTGGGAGAAATACCTCTAGACCATATGCCACTTCATCTGGTACTGTAGGTGCAGCTTTTGAAGCTTGTATTACCGGTAATACTAGGGCAATTGCCTTGTCCTGGGCATATTATAATACTCAAATTACTGTTGATGAAGAATCTTTTGAAACAGTTAGTAGATTGTCTTGCGATGTCATCGAGTCATTATTGAAATCTTGGgattatgaaaataaagtcGATGTTTATAGTGTCAATGTACCGCTTTACCCCGGTATTCGATATGAGGATACAAAAGCGGTTTTTGCTCCATTGGCACAAAATAGCTGGACAAGTGTTTTTACTAAttatgaagaagaagatgataatgatgaaaatgataatggTGGTGCTATTAAGTTTAAATGGGATCCCGACTACACATTTAGCAGAAACACAGTCTTGAATAGCGAGGGCATAAACGACGGGAAGCTGGTGGAAAGTAAAATGTGCACAATTACTCCCTTACGTGCTTCATTCCATGTGAGCTTAAATGATGAACATTTTGGAAAAGAACTGATATATCATTCGTTATTGGACACTACTTCGAGTAGTGACGTTGCGGTTTTGACTATTAACCCCAAAGAGTATATTGCCGAACCACTTACAGtttctataaaaaaatatttgccCACTTTGCCCATAATCAAAGCGGAATCGATCGAACCTTTTTTCGATAAGTTTACTAGGATTTTCCAATATGGAGAATATGAACAAATCGACGCTTCGAAACTACATAGCGGCGTTTTACATTATTTTGCAAACACCTTTATTTATCGAAAGGCTTTAATTAGAAAACAATACTTAACACAAACCATAAACACCTTCACTGCCAAAAACCCCACTtctattttgaaaactGCCTACATGGAATCTTTTAACATTGATGTGGATTATGCAGAATTTTTAGATGATGCCTTAGACGAGGCATGGGAGCTAAGACAGGAATTGGAAGATCctaagaataataaatggTGGATTTTGAAACCAAGTATGAGCGATAAAGCACAAGGTATTAGAGTTTTTAAAACTGTTAGAGATTTACAAGCAATTTTCGACTCCTTTGATGAAGAGGAAATTGAGGGGGAGAATACTAGTGAAAACAAGATTATCACATCGCAATTGCGTCATTTTATTGTTCAGGAATATCTACAAGCcccattattgttaaataatagaaaattCCATATAAGGTGTTATATTATTGCGAAAGGATGTTTGAAGGTTATGGTATATGAAAGGATGCTAGCATTATTTGCGTCAACAGAATTCAAGAATCTTTC
This window harbors:
- the TIM12 gene encoding Tim12p (similar to Saccharomyces cerevisiae YBR091C | TIM12 | Translocase of the Inner Membrane); its protein translation is MSVFLGTLDQHLTVDETKMKFANIQYEAMKTSFNTMLYSCLEKCISHDEYGEDDLTKGEMCCIDRCIAKIHYANRYVGAYTQRMGFSPDSNLKHYENFKTTPKAD
- the PBY1 gene encoding putative tubulin tyrosine ligase (similar to Saccharomyces cerevisiae YBR094W | PBY1 | P-BodY associated protein) gives rise to the protein MTKPLNILITNDDGPLDNNVSQYIRPFVQYITKHRPNWNLVIVVPNIQRSWIGKAHFADKELTATFIYSDPNSTDNKFLGPFNRPQVENSKFKFKPNISGSKDSEKIPQNSIEWCLLDGTPASCADIGCNHVSNIEHFDLVISGPNVGRNTSRPYATSSGTVGAAFEACITGNTRAIALSWAYYNTQITVDEESFETVSRLSCDVIESLLKSWDYENKVDVYSVNVPLYPGIRYEDTKAVFAPLAQNSWTSVFTNYEEEDDNDENDNGGAIKFKWDPDYTFSRNTVLNSEGINDGKLVESKMCTITPLRASFHVSLNDEHFGKELIYHSLLDTTSSSDVAVLTINPKEYIAEPLTVSIKKYLPTLPIIKAESIEPFFDKFTRIFQYGEYEQIDASKLHSGVLHYFANTFIYRKALIRKQYLTQTINTFTAKNPTSILKTAYMESFNIDVDYAEFLDDALDEAWELRQELEDPKNNKWWILKPSMSDKAQGIRVFKTVRDLQAIFDSFDEEEIEGENTSENKIITSQLRHFIVQEYLQAPLLLNNRKFHIRCYIIAKGCLKVMVYERMLALFASTEFKNLSVDNYNVLSAEDLSCHLTNTCLQETDKVKEIDPVREFDTLDEISAENKENIKQQIREIAHDTFLAAVNANRLNFQPLENAFEIYGVDFLVDRDYKVKLLEVNAYPDFKQTGDALKNLIFELFDNVTQTCIAPIFQKKEDEDIVGDIKLNNFTTVLDESIHDW